The following is a genomic window from Haloterrigena salifodinae.
CCGCAAAGGCAGAGTGACCGCGACGCGAGGACGGTCGACTCGAGGTTAGTCCGTGAGTTCGGGGCTGTCCCAGTACTCGTGGTTCTCGTCTTCGCGGAAGCAGGCAACCGTCTGGTCCCCGTGTTGGTACCCGGGCGGTGTCTCCCGACGGCAGGCCTCGGTCGCCTTCGGACAGCGCGTGTGGAACCGACAGCCGGTCGGCGGGTCTACCGGGTCGGGGACGTCGATCTTTCGCATTGGCAACTCGCCGGTCTCGCGCAGCGCCAGATCGGGCGTCGCCCAGCGTAGCACGTTCGTGTAGGGGTGTTGGGGGTCGTTGATCATGTCCTCGGCTGGCCCGACCTCGACGAGTTCGCCGAGGTACATGACACCGATCTTTCCGTCGCCGTGGGCGGAGAAGTACCGCGCATTCGAGAGATCGTGGGAAATGAAGATGTAGGACGTATCGAACTCGTCCTGCAAGTCGAGCATGAGGTCCATCATCTCGACGCGTAGGGACACGTCCAGCGCGCTGATCGCCTCGTCGGCGAGGATGACGTCGGGGTTCATCAACAGCGCGCGACACAGCGCGACGCGTTGCTGTTCGCCGCCCGACAGCTGGTGGGGATAACGCTCCGCGAAGTCCGCCGGCGGATTCATGCCGACGCGCTCCAGCAACGAGTAGATACGGCTTCGTTTTTCCGAGCGGCTGAGTTCCGGATTGACTTGTCGAAGCGGTTCGGACAGGATCGAGATGATCCGCCGATTGGGGTTAAGCGAGGCGCCGGGGTCCTGGTGGATGATCTGGAGCGACGTCCGAACGTCCGCCCACTCCGTGTCGGTGTCGACGTCGCCGTCGCGGATGGCCCAGATATCCTCGCCGCGGTACTTCACCGAGCCGCCGGTGGGTCGCTGGAGGCCGATCGCCGTCTTCCCGAGCGTCGTCTTGCCGCAGCCGCTTTCTCCGACGAGCGAGACGACGTCGTTCTCCTCGATATCGAGCGAGACGCCGTCGACTGCGCGGACCGTCTCGGAGCCGCCAAAGTCCAAGAGACTCTTGTTAGTGAAGTGAACCTCGAGGTCTTCGAGCGAGATGAGGGCGTCACTCATTAGCGTTCACCTCCTTCAGCGTCGCCCAGGGAGTCTTCGTAGACGAGTGGCACCTCGTCGTACGACTCTCGCCAGTGGTAGCAGGCCGAGCCGTGGTCAGGACCGACATCGTGATACTCGGGCACGTCCGTCCGACACTCCTCGCTCGCGAGCGGACAGCGCGGATGATACGCGCACCCAGAGGGCATATTGATCGGGGCGGGGCTCTGTCCTCCGATCGGTCGCATCTCCGACAGCGGCGCGTCGAGGTTCGGAGTTGAGTTGAGTAACGCGCGCGTGTAAGGATGGGCCGCGTTCTCTACGATGTCGCGTGTTTCGCCGATCTCGACGAGCCTGAACGCGTACATGATGGCCATTCGATCGGCCAGTGCGGCGACAAGCGGCAGGTCGTGCGTGATGAACATCATCGTGAGGTCGTACTTCTCTTGGAGGTCCGACAGCAGCATCAGGATGGATCGCTGCATCAGGAGATCGAGCGCTGCCGTCGGCTCGTCCATCACCAGCACGTCAGGCTCGAGGACGAGGCTGAGCGCGATCAGGGCGCGCTGTTGCATCCCGCCGCTCAGTTCGTGCGGATAGGAATCGAGAATGCGCCCCGGTTCAAGATGCAGGTCCTCGAGCAGTTCTTCGGCCCGTTCTATCCCCTCCCGGACGTCTGCGTCGTGGGATTTCAGCGTCTCCTCGAAGTGCGTTCGGATTGGCATCGTCGGGTTAAACGAGTTCATCGCCCCCTGGAACACCATCGATATTTGCTCCCAGCGGAGGGACCGTAGCTCGTCTTTCTCTAGCTCGAGAACGTCGACCGGTTCTTCGCCGTCGGGACGATAGGTGATCTCACCCGTCAAGCGACCCGGAGACGGGACCGCATCGAGTAATGACGAGGCAAGCATCGACTTGCCCGAACCGCTCTCTCCGACGACGCCGAGTATCTCACCGCGGTCGAGATCGATCGAGACGTGATCGAGGACGTACGACGTTCCGTCGTCGTAGGTCACGGCTGCGTCGCGGACTTCGACGACCGGATCGTCGGTGCTGTACGTCTGTTCGTCGGAAGTCTGGTCGAGTGCCATCAGGTCATCACCTCCGTGGGCGCAGCGGCGTCTTCGTCGTCTTCAGTCTCCGATTCGGACTCACCGGCGAGTCGGGTCCGAACACGGGGGTTGAACACTCGATCCATCCCCTGCGCGAGCAGGATGAGACCGAGGGCGAGAAACATGATCGCGATCATGGGGACCGCGAGCTGGTACATCGTTCCGCCGCCGCTGAGCGCGCCAGCCTGGCTGTACGCGTTGTCTAGCTGGATCCCCCAGTTAGCGACTGACGTGGGGAGGATACCCAGATAGTACAGTCCGACCGACGCGAAGACGACGTACCGCGCGGCGTTGGCGAAGTTGACGAGCACGTACGGCATGATATTCGGGATGACGTCCTTGAGCAGAATCCGAGGCGTACTAACGCCCATCGTTCTGGACGCCTCTACGTAGGAGTGTTCTCGGATCGTCAGCACTTGCGATCGAATGGAGCGAGCGAGCCCCGCCCAGTAGTTGATCGTGATGAGGATACCGATCACGACGGCGCGCTCCGGCGATACGACGACCGCCAGCACCATGATGAGGGGGAGCCCGGGGATCGACATCGCGACGTCCGAGAACGTCGTCAGGACGCGGTCGGTCGTCCCGCCCTTGTACCCCGCGACCGTTCCGATCAGGACCGCGAGCGCCGTCGCAAAGATACCACCCGATAGGATCATGATGAGCATCTCGGGCGTCGCGTGAATCGCCATGGCCAGAACGTCCTCGCCGGAACTCGTCGTCCCGAGCGGCGCCTCCATAGTCTGGAACGGTTGCAGACTACGCTCCGACTGGTTCGTACTCGGCGACCGGTAGAGCCACGTGCCGACGGTACCGACGAAGACGTATACAGCCAAGATGGTCGCACCGATACGCGTCCGGTTGTCCTCCCACGCGACGAGCCCCGGTTTGTAGATAAACTCCCGGTAGAAGTCTCGCAGTCGGTCCGCCGTCGTGACTTCGACGTCGGACTGCGCGGCACCGAACGAGAACTCGTCCTCCGACTCAGTTTTGGACTCAGTATGCTTCACTGGAATCACCGGATTTGACGCGAGGGTCGACGAGGCCGTACGTCAGGTCAGCGATGTAAACCGACACCACGAGCGCGGTCGTGATGACGAGGAAGATTCCCATCATGAGCGGGTAATCCCTGTTGATGAGAGCCTCGAACATGTAGTAACCGATCCCCGTGTACGTGAAGATTTCCTCCAGAATCACCGATCCGCCGAGATTGAACCCGATAAGCGTCAGGAAACCGGTGTACATCGGCAGAATCGCGTTTCGGCCGACGTATCTGACGGCGATCCGGCGGTCAGACAGTCCCCGCAGTCGCGCAACCCGGACGAAGTCCTCACCGAGTACCTGGATGCTGTTGCCACGCATCGCAAGCGTTTGCAGACCGACCTGCGTGATCACGATCGATGCGATCGGAAGCGCCGCGTGGTACAACGCATTCCCCACGAACGTGATCGACAGGTCGGGGGAGACGCCCGGACTCGTTCGATACCGCGCGGGGAAGACACCGAACTTGTACGAGAACACGACCACGAACAGGATGCCGAGCACGTAGAAGGGGATAGACGACAGCAGGATCGCCACGCCGCTCGAGACCGTGTCGAACTTGGACCCCTCCTTGTAGGCAATGAGCGCGCCCCAGACGACGGCGATCGCGAACAGGATGATCGTCGCCGTTACCATGATGAACACCGTCCACGGGAGCGCGTCGGTGATTATCTTGGAGACGGGTTCTCTGAAGTAGAACGACTCTCCCAAGTTCCCTGACAGGAGAGACGACATGTACTCGTAGTACTCGACATAGATCGGTTGGCTCTGCTGTTGTCGAGACTGGATGATGGAATCGATGCGTGCGGGATCGACGCCCTGTCGGACTAATCGCGCCCTGAGCATCTCCAGCGGGCCGCCCGGAATCGCCCGTATCAGACCGAACGTGAGTGTAACAGTGACCCACAACGTGAGCACTGCACGCCCAGTTCGTTTGACATAGTAATTATTCATGAGTGGGATTGTGTCGTTCTATCAAATAAGGATTTTGGTCGGCATCGTTCTCGTTTACTTATCCGTCGTACTGCAGTTCACCTTGGCGGATGAGCCACAGATGGGGCCATCGAACCTGCGAAACGTCGGAACCCTGCTCGGGAACGGACCACTCGTCGGTGGCGAGGAACGCCTGTTCCTGCTTCTCCATGACGGGAATCACGGGAAGGTCCACGTTGGTCACCCACGCTTGTTCGATCGAGATCTCGCGAGTCGTCGCCTCGTCGGACGTTTCGGACAGTTCTTCGAGTCGGTCGTTGGGATTGACTGTCATCGTTCCCGAGCCGGTCCGGGAGGGGACGGTGACATCACCGTTACTCCCACCGCGGTTTTCGTTGGCCGGGGTGTAGTTGTACGTGAAACCGCGGTAGTGCTCGAGGAGCTGATGGTGAAGCGAGAAGTACGGGAAGGACGCCCGACCGCCGCCGGGAAGCCACCCGCCGGCCGAGAGAATGAAGTCGCCGTTGGGCCAGACCGTCCCGTTCAGCGCACTGAAGTTCCGCGAGTCGACCTGAGACTCGAACCCGAAGTCGTTCAGTTGATCGACGATCGTCTGGGTCGCGGTGACCCAGTCGGTCCATCCGGACGGGACAGTGATGGGGAGTTCGACGACGTTCCCGCTACCGTCGACCCACGTGTCACCGTCCTTCGAGTAGCCGGCGTCGAGAAGTATCTGTTCGGCATCGTCGGTCTGACGTTCGTTCACGCCGTAGTCCTCGAACGAATCGTAGGCGTCGCCGAGCCACCGTTCCTGGTCGTCCGAGGGGATTCCCACGGGCAGTGGCGGCGCTTGCTTCAGCGTCTCGCCGACGTTCTTGACGATGGTTTCCCGGTCTAGCACGTGGGCGATCGCCTGGCGGACGGCCCTGTCGCCCGTGTGCTCGTGGTCATGCTGCGGAATCAACCCGTATCCGACCTTCCCCGGAATGGTCTCCATCCGGATATGGTCGGGGAAGTTATTCACGACGTTCGGCGGGGCGAACACCATCACGGAGTCAAGTTCGTTCGCGCCGATCGCTTGGTGAACGGCCGTGTTCCCGTCGAGGTAGCGGAACGCAACCTGATCGAAGTTGATATTTCCGGAGTCGGGGTGATCGTCCCGCTTCTCGAGGAGGATCTGTTGATTCCCCCGCTCCGCGACCGTGAACGGGCCGTTGGCGGTAACGTCCTTGTAGGCGTGGCTCTGGATCTCGCTCTGGGCCTTCTCGGCATCGTCCTCGAACATCTCGACGTACTTCCCGAACTCGCTCTCCTTGAGGGTCATGAACCGCTGGCCCAGCGCGTTGAACTCGACGATTCGTGGGTTCACGTCTCCGGCAAGTTCGAGAACGACGGTCCGGTCGTCCGCCACTTCGACGCTATCGGTGAACTGGTCGATCGTTCCGCCGGTCAACCTCGCGAGACGCAGTTGCGTCGCGACGTCGCCGGCCGTGACGTCGTCGCCGTCCTCCCAGGTGACGCCGTCGCGAACGGTCATCTCGAACGTACCGTCGCCGAACTCCCAGTTCTGAATGAGATAGGGAATGAACTCGCCCTTCGCGAAGTTGAAATTCGCAAACCGATCGAAGAGCAGGTAGTGGGAGTACTGTGAGTAACTCGTCGGATTGAGGGGATTGTACTGAATCTTCGTCGGAACCTGGTTCGTATAGCTGACATGGGTCCCGTCTCCAGTTCCGTTTCCACCCGTACAGCCCGCCAGTGCGACGGCGCTCGAGGCGCCTGCGACTTGCAGGAACGCACGGCGATCGATATGACTAGCACAGCCACGGTTATTGTTCGTCATTGTCTAACCAGAGGGTAAAGCTCAAAGGTAATAAAAGTATGTAGTTTTCGGGGAAGTGTCGATATCGCGGGATACAACCGCAGTATTCGGAGTTTTGCCGGCACAGCGGTCGGTTGCGCGAGGTGAGCACGCCGAGTTCCGTGACGGTCACACGAGCGATCGACGACTGTCAGTTTCTGTGGGGAGCAGTGAACGCCGTCCGCCGAGGCTTGGACCAGTCTCCGTAACAGAACCCTCTGGGACTCCATTCGTCCGTCGAGACTCCGTTTCACCAGATCAAACGAATCGGCGACTGATACCGGCGGAATCACGCTACGGAATATCAAGGCCGCATAGCGACGCAGGCGAGCACACGAATACCCATCTAGCGTCTCCGCGCGTGCTATTATCCAAGTGATTCGAGTGTCTGCTCACAGATCTCCAACCGAGGGCACGTGTTTGACTACGGGAAACAACTCGCGCCGCTCCGACGAGGGGTTACAGCAGTACTCTCGTACTGCTGGACTGGCAGCGCACGATCACGTTCGCTCGAGGTCGGTGGAACCGGCGGCCGACGATCGGAAACGAGTACGATATAGTAATATAATCGATCGTAAGTGATTTATCGAGCGGAGGTGAGGAAATATAGCAAACATGAGGGATACAACGCTGACGGTCGGTCTGGTCGGATTAGGAACGCACGGAGCGAATCACGTGAAAATACTCAAAGAACTGGGACACAATGTCCTCGGTGTGGACGCGGATACGGCGGCGAGACAGGCGTTTCAGGAGCGCCACGACGCAACGACGTTCGAGAGTCTCGAGGAATTGTACGAACAGGATCCGGATGCGATCATTATCTCAGCGCCGAATAAATTCCACGAGACAGCCGCCACCGACGCACTCCTGGCGGGCCACGACGTCCTGCTCGAAAAACCGCTCGCGCACAATTTGGAGAGCGCAGAGCGTATCGCCGACGCAGCGAACCGGACCGGCAATATCTGCATGGTCGGCTACCACCACCGCTATCGAAACATCTGCCAGGTCGCCAAATCCTACGTCGAGGACGGCTACCTGGGCGAGGTCACTCACATCGACGCCCAGTTCGTGCGACGGCGCGGCGTTCCCGGTCGAGGGACGTGGTACACGTCGAAGGATATCGCCGGGGGCGGCGCACTGATGGACGTCGGCGCACACCTGCTCGACCTGCTCTTTTTCTGGACCGACTGGCCGACGATCACCGACGCGATGGCGACGGCCCGATCGAACTTCGGACAGCACGACGACTACACGTATCTCCACATGTGGGGAGAAGACGACCGGGGCAAGATGTACGACGTAGAGGATTCCGTTACGGCGTTTTGCGAGTTCGACTCCGGGATGACCGCGGACATTCAGGTCGCGTGGGCAGCGAACATGGAATCGTCGCACAGCTATCGAATTCAAGGAACGGACGCAGGTATGACGATCGATATTACGAACACGCTCCGCGAAGTCGAGCCGGAGGTCGATCAACGAAACGATCTCCGACTGTACGAGGTACGGTCGGGACGGCGTGACCATTTCGTCGACAGTGAAGTCATCGTCTCACTGAACGATCCGTACCGTGACGAGTTGGAGACGTTTCTGGACGCGGTCCGATCCGGCGAGCGGCCGGAGATGACGAACGTCGACCAGGCGCTCCACGTGCAGCGCGCCGTCGATCGGCTCTACCAGACGACCCGGTGATCTACCGCGTTCGTCACCGTGTCGTCAATTCGATGTTTCCTCGCCGAACCGCCCACGATCGAGAGGTGAGCACGTTTAACTGTCCGTGGACACTGATAACGGGTATGACAGAGGAAACCCCCGATGGATACGGAAAAACGATCCAGTCTATCGAGTCAGCGCTCGAGGTCGTCGAAGTCATCCGCCAGAAGGAACGAGCGGGCGTGACGGAGATAGCGAACGAACTCGATCGCTCCAAGAGTACGATCCACCACTACGTGACGACGTTGACCAAACACGACTATCTCGACAAAGTTGACGGAGAGTACCAGCTCAGTCTGCGGTTTCTCACGCTCGGTGGCCAAGTTCGCGAGCGAGAACAGCTCTATCATCTCGGAAAAGACAACGTCGAAGAACTCGCACAGGAAACCGGCGAACAGGTGCGTCTCATCGTCGAACGCAACGGGTCCGGCATTACGCTCTATCAAGCGACTGGAGACCGCGTCACCAAGCCGATAACGCACGTGGGCAGTATCGAAGAGCTCTACTGCACTGCGGCCGGCAAGGTGTTTCTGGCCGAACTATCGGATGAGGAACTGGACTCGTACCTCGACGAGGTTTCATTCACGCCGTACACCGAGAAGACAATCACCGACGGCGACGCGCTCCGAGCGGAACTCGAAGAGATCCGCGATCGAGGAGTGGCGTTTGACGATGAAGAACGGTATGAGGGATATCGGTGTGTAGCCGCTGCGATCAGCACCGAGAAACGAGAACTGTTCGGTGCGCTCAGCGTCTCCGCGCCGGTCAAGCGCATGGGAGAAGAGCGGTTCCGAACCGACGTGCCGAACCAACTACAGAACGTTGCCGGCGTCGTCGAGATTAACACTACGTATTCCGAGTGGACGGACGTGCTCTGAGGCAGTCGAGACGCCGTTCGGCGCAGGCGGTTTTACATTGGTACTTTCGTAAAAAGTGATGTGGGTGCCACGTAGACCCATCGGTTACAGAAGTATGTCTGTAAATAATGCTCGATCTGGTACCCGCCCGAGGCGCCATTCTGGTTGACAGTGGGAAACGGAGGGATGGAGAGCTCTGTCCTGTTCCACTTGATCAAACAATCGGACCCATCCCTCCGACCGTAACTTCACGAATCGCGGCAGTAGATTCTTGTAGAGTCAGTTC
Proteins encoded in this region:
- a CDS encoding ABC transporter substrate-binding protein yields the protein MTNNNRGCASHIDRRAFLQVAGASSAVALAGCTGGNGTGDGTHVSYTNQVPTKIQYNPLNPTSYSQYSHYLLFDRFANFNFAKGEFIPYLIQNWEFGDGTFEMTVRDGVTWEDGDDVTAGDVATQLRLARLTGGTIDQFTDSVEVADDRTVVLELAGDVNPRIVEFNALGQRFMTLKESEFGKYVEMFEDDAEKAQSEIQSHAYKDVTANGPFTVAERGNQQILLEKRDDHPDSGNINFDQVAFRYLDGNTAVHQAIGANELDSVMVFAPPNVVNNFPDHIRMETIPGKVGYGLIPQHDHEHTGDRAVRQAIAHVLDRETIVKNVGETLKQAPPLPVGIPSDDQERWLGDAYDSFEDYGVNERQTDDAEQILLDAGYSKDGDTWVDGSGNVVELPITVPSGWTDWVTATQTIVDQLNDFGFESQVDSRNFSALNGTVWPNGDFILSAGGWLPGGGRASFPYFSLHHQLLEHYRGFTYNYTPANENRGGSNGDVTVPSRTGSGTMTVNPNDRLEELSETSDEATTREISIEQAWVTNVDLPVIPVMEKQEQAFLATDEWSVPEQGSDVSQVRWPHLWLIRQGELQYDG
- a CDS encoding IclR family transcriptional regulator gives rise to the protein MTEETPDGYGKTIQSIESALEVVEVIRQKERAGVTEIANELDRSKSTIHHYVTTLTKHDYLDKVDGEYQLSLRFLTLGGQVREREQLYHLGKDNVEELAQETGEQVRLIVERNGSGITLYQATGDRVTKPITHVGSIEELYCTAAGKVFLAELSDEELDSYLDEVSFTPYTEKTITDGDALRAELEEIRDRGVAFDDEERYEGYRCVAAAISTEKRELFGALSVSAPVKRMGEERFRTDVPNQLQNVAGVVEINTTYSEWTDVL
- a CDS encoding ABC transporter ATP-binding protein → MSDALISLEDLEVHFTNKSLLDFGGSETVRAVDGVSLDIEENDVVSLVGESGCGKTTLGKTAIGLQRPTGGSVKYRGEDIWAIRDGDVDTDTEWADVRTSLQIIHQDPGASLNPNRRIISILSEPLRQVNPELSRSEKRSRIYSLLERVGMNPPADFAERYPHQLSGGEQQRVALCRALLMNPDVILADEAISALDVSLRVEMMDLMLDLQDEFDTSYIFISHDLSNARYFSAHGDGKIGVMYLGELVEVGPAEDMINDPQHPYTNVLRWATPDLALRETGELPMRKIDVPDPVDPPTGCRFHTRCPKATEACRRETPPGYQHGDQTVACFREDENHEYWDSPELTD
- a CDS encoding ABC transporter permease yields the protein MKHTESKTESEDEFSFGAAQSDVEVTTADRLRDFYREFIYKPGLVAWEDNRTRIGATILAVYVFVGTVGTWLYRSPSTNQSERSLQPFQTMEAPLGTTSSGEDVLAMAIHATPEMLIMILSGGIFATALAVLIGTVAGYKGGTTDRVLTTFSDVAMSIPGLPLIMVLAVVVSPERAVVIGILITINYWAGLARSIRSQVLTIREHSYVEASRTMGVSTPRILLKDVIPNIMPYVLVNFANAARYVVFASVGLYYLGILPTSVANWGIQLDNAYSQAGALSGGGTMYQLAVPMIAIMFLALGLILLAQGMDRVFNPRVRTRLAGESESETEDDEDAAAPTEVMT
- a CDS encoding ABC transporter permease, whose amino-acid sequence is MNNYYVKRTGRAVLTLWVTVTLTFGLIRAIPGGPLEMLRARLVRQGVDPARIDSIIQSRQQQSQPIYVEYYEYMSSLLSGNLGESFYFREPVSKIITDALPWTVFIMVTATIILFAIAVVWGALIAYKEGSKFDTVSSGVAILLSSIPFYVLGILFVVVFSYKFGVFPARYRTSPGVSPDLSITFVGNALYHAALPIASIVITQVGLQTLAMRGNSIQVLGEDFVRVARLRGLSDRRIAVRYVGRNAILPMYTGFLTLIGFNLGGSVILEEIFTYTGIGYYMFEALINRDYPLMMGIFLVITTALVVSVYIADLTYGLVDPRVKSGDSSEAY
- a CDS encoding ABC transporter ATP-binding protein, translated to MALDQTSDEQTYSTDDPVVEVRDAAVTYDDGTSYVLDHVSIDLDRGEILGVVGESGSGKSMLASSLLDAVPSPGRLTGEITYRPDGEEPVDVLELEKDELRSLRWEQISMVFQGAMNSFNPTMPIRTHFEETLKSHDADVREGIERAEELLEDLHLEPGRILDSYPHELSGGMQQRALIALSLVLEPDVLVMDEPTAALDLLMQRSILMLLSDLQEKYDLTMMFITHDLPLVAALADRMAIMYAFRLVEIGETRDIVENAAHPYTRALLNSTPNLDAPLSEMRPIGGQSPAPINMPSGCAYHPRCPLASEECRTDVPEYHDVGPDHGSACYHWRESYDEVPLVYEDSLGDAEGGER
- a CDS encoding Gfo/Idh/MocA family protein — encoded protein: MRDTTLTVGLVGLGTHGANHVKILKELGHNVLGVDADTAARQAFQERHDATTFESLEELYEQDPDAIIISAPNKFHETAATDALLAGHDVLLEKPLAHNLESAERIADAANRTGNICMVGYHHRYRNICQVAKSYVEDGYLGEVTHIDAQFVRRRGVPGRGTWYTSKDIAGGGALMDVGAHLLDLLFFWTDWPTITDAMATARSNFGQHDDYTYLHMWGEDDRGKMYDVEDSVTAFCEFDSGMTADIQVAWAANMESSHSYRIQGTDAGMTIDITNTLREVEPEVDQRNDLRLYEVRSGRRDHFVDSEVIVSLNDPYRDELETFLDAVRSGERPEMTNVDQALHVQRAVDRLYQTTR